One region of Chryseobacterium sp. C-71 genomic DNA includes:
- a CDS encoding aconitate hydratase encodes MTFDIDMIKKVYERYPERIAAARQITGKPLTLSEKILYTHLWEGNATKEHERGNSYVDFAPDRVAMQDATAQMALLQFMQAGKAKVAVPSTAHADHLIQARVGAESDLQEGINKNSEVFNFLGSVCDKYGIGFWKPGAGIIHQVVLENYAFPGGMMIGTDSHTVNAGGLGMVAIGVGGADAVDVMAGMAWELKMPKLIGVKLTGKMSGWTSAKDVILKVAGILTVKGGTGCIVEYFGEGAQSLSATGKGTICNMGAEIGATTSTFGYDDSMRRYLASTGRQDVVDAADKIAEHLTGDAEVYANPEQYFDQVIEINLSELAPHLNGPFTPDLATPVSEFKAKAEANGWPIEVEWALIGSCTNSSYEDLSRAASIVEDAVAKGVKPKAILGINPGSEQVKFTAERDGFLDSFRKFENARIFTNACGPCIGQWDREGAEKGEKNSIIHSFNRNFAKRADGNPNTHAFVASPEMVAAIAISGRLDFNPITDTLTAENGEQIKLNEPSGSELPAKGFDVGDNGYQAPSEDGSSVEVKVSPTSDRLQLLEEFPAWDGKNITGARVLIKAFGKCTTDHISMAGPWLKYRGHLDNISNNMLIGAVNAYNMETNKVKNQLDGAYGEVPAVQRAYKAAGIPSIVVGDQNYGEGSSREHAAMEPRHLGVKAVLVKSFARIHETNLKKQGMLGLTFADESDYDKIQEDDVVNFLDLDQFAPGKQLTLEFIHTDSTKDIVMANHTYNDQQIDWFKAGSALNLIKQQEN; translated from the coding sequence ATGACTTTCGACATTGACATGATCAAAAAAGTGTATGAGCGTTATCCTGAACGTATTGCAGCAGCAAGACAGATCACAGGAAAACCGTTGACACTTTCAGAAAAAATTCTTTACACACACCTGTGGGAAGGAAACGCAACAAAAGAACATGAAAGAGGAAATTCTTACGTGGATTTCGCTCCGGACAGAGTTGCCATGCAGGATGCAACAGCTCAGATGGCTCTTTTACAATTTATGCAGGCAGGAAAAGCTAAAGTGGCTGTTCCGTCGACCGCTCATGCAGATCACCTGATTCAGGCAAGAGTGGGTGCAGAATCAGATTTACAGGAAGGAATCAACAAGAACTCTGAAGTTTTCAACTTCTTGGGTTCTGTTTGTGATAAATACGGAATCGGTTTCTGGAAACCGGGAGCCGGAATTATTCACCAGGTTGTTTTAGAAAACTATGCATTCCCTGGAGGAATGATGATCGGAACTGATTCTCACACGGTAAATGCAGGAGGATTAGGAATGGTTGCCATCGGAGTTGGTGGTGCTGATGCCGTAGATGTAATGGCAGGAATGGCTTGGGAGCTTAAAATGCCTAAGCTTATTGGTGTAAAATTAACCGGAAAAATGTCTGGCTGGACTTCAGCAAAAGATGTTATCTTAAAAGTTGCAGGAATCCTTACCGTAAAAGGTGGAACAGGATGCATTGTAGAATATTTCGGAGAAGGTGCTCAATCTTTATCCGCAACAGGTAAAGGAACAATATGTAACATGGGTGCAGAAATTGGTGCTACCACTTCTACTTTCGGATATGACGATTCTATGAGAAGATATCTTGCTTCTACAGGAAGACAGGATGTTGTAGATGCAGCAGACAAAATTGCAGAACACTTAACAGGTGATGCTGAAGTTTATGCAAACCCTGAACAGTATTTCGATCAGGTCATTGAAATTAATCTTTCAGAATTGGCTCCACACTTGAACGGACCTTTCACTCCGGACTTGGCGACTCCCGTTTCTGAATTTAAAGCTAAAGCTGAAGCCAACGGATGGCCAATTGAAGTTGAATGGGCATTGATTGGATCGTGTACAAACTCCTCGTATGAAGATTTATCAAGAGCTGCTTCTATTGTTGAAGATGCAGTAGCGAAAGGCGTAAAACCAAAAGCTATTTTAGGAATCAACCCAGGTTCTGAGCAGGTAAAATTTACCGCAGAAAGAGACGGATTCCTTGATTCTTTCAGAAAATTTGAAAATGCAAGAATCTTTACCAATGCTTGCGGACCCTGTATCGGACAATGGGACAGAGAAGGCGCTGAAAAAGGAGAGAAAAACTCCATCATTCACTCATTCAACAGAAACTTTGCAAAAAGAGCTGATGGAAACCCAAATACTCACGCTTTCGTAGCTTCACCAGAAATGGTAGCGGCAATTGCAATCTCAGGAAGATTAGATTTTAACCCAATTACAGATACGTTAACCGCTGAAAACGGAGAGCAAATAAAATTAAATGAACCAAGCGGTTCTGAACTACCAGCCAAAGGTTTTGACGTTGGAGACAATGGTTATCAGGCTCCTTCAGAAGACGGTTCGTCAGTTGAAGTGAAGGTAAGTCCAACTTCAGACAGACTTCAGTTATTAGAAGAATTCCCGGCTTGGGATGGTAAAAACATTACCGGAGCGAGAGTTTTAATAAAAGCTTTCGGAAAATGTACAACTGACCATATTTCTATGGCAGGACCTTGGTTGAAATACAGAGGTCACCTTGATAACATCTCAAACAACATGTTGATCGGAGCTGTAAACGCATACAACATGGAAACCAACAAAGTAAAAAACCAGTTAGACGGTGCTTACGGTGAAGTACCTGCTGTACAAAGAGCGTACAAAGCTGCAGGAATTCCTTCGATTGTTGTAGGAGATCAGAACTATGGTGAAGGTTCTTCAAGAGAGCACGCCGCAATGGAGCCTAGACATCTTGGTGTAAAAGCTGTTTTGGTAAAATCATTTGCAAGAATCCACGAAACTAACTTGAAAAAACAAGGGATGCTGGGATTAACTTTTGCTGATGAATCAGATTATGATAAAATTCAGGAAGATGATGTGGTTAACTTCTTAGATCTGGATCAGTTTGCTCCGGGGAAACAGTTGACATTGGAATTTATTCATACAGATTCTACGAAGGATATTGTAATGGCAAATCACACGTATAACGATCAACAGATTGATTGGTTTAAAGCAGGTTCTGCTTTGAATTTGATTAAGCAACAGGAAAACTAA
- a CDS encoding LytTR family DNA-binding domain-containing protein gives MKKIKCIIVDDEPLAVSLLENYVEKIPFLELVFSSENPIQALEFIQKNEADLVFLDIQMPELTGINFMKILGDKQKYILTTAYSEYALEGYEHNIVDYLLKPISFERFNKSVLKAQERFPLDEIKELSHFFVKSSGQQHRINSDDILYVESIKDYVNIKTEVQEYIVLETLKSLENQLPKNFTRVHKSFILNLNEIKSLGSKKIMLNSGHEVPIGDMYKSNLLEKLK, from the coding sequence ATGAAGAAAATTAAATGCATTATTGTAGACGACGAGCCGCTTGCTGTTTCACTTCTTGAAAATTATGTCGAGAAAATTCCATTTCTCGAACTTGTTTTCTCTTCAGAAAATCCTATTCAAGCTCTAGAATTTATTCAGAAAAATGAAGCTGACCTTGTGTTTTTAGATATTCAAATGCCGGAACTGACGGGAATTAATTTCATGAAAATCTTAGGTGATAAGCAGAAATATATCTTGACGACCGCTTATTCCGAATATGCTTTGGAAGGCTACGAACATAATATTGTTGATTATCTTTTAAAACCTATTTCTTTTGAACGATTCAATAAAAGTGTCCTGAAAGCTCAGGAACGTTTTCCTTTGGATGAAATAAAAGAACTTAGCCATTTTTTCGTAAAATCTTCCGGTCAACAGCATCGAATCAATTCTGATGATATTTTGTATGTGGAAAGCATTAAAGATTATGTCAACATCAAAACTGAAGTTCAGGAGTATATTGTTTTAGAAACTTTAAAATCTCTAGAAAATCAACTTCCTAAAAATTTTACAAGAGTTCATAAATCTTTTATTTTAAATTTAAACGAAATAAAAAGTTTAGGTTCAAAAAAGATCATGCTCAATTCAGGGCATGAAGTTCCAATCGGAGATATGTACAAATCAAATCTTTTGGAAAAACTGAAATAG
- a CDS encoding sensor histidine kinase — translation MKINKLFYLHIFFWTIYVTGSVIIPYFAFDSRNTIFNITFFLTSIICFYVNYFVVVPKFFDGNKIYKSVIVFFLSASCFVGVRYFMEEWFLPTFFGIRNYAEGTQFIYYYFDNIFYSSTTIFISTTFWFFRYFIKTEVEKTELVKAKKNAELQALKTQINPHFIFNTLNNIYSLVYQNSEKALPAIEELGQLLRYSTKDLEKDFITLDKEIGYLDSLIALEKLRIKHPELLNVEKKLNHPMLNISPMILIPFVENAFKHGDFRNKGFEMKISDENKILHFYLLNFKKERMKDTVSGIGIGNVKKRLEILYPKKYELNITETETDFKIDLKIDLNEEN, via the coding sequence ATGAAAATCAATAAACTTTTTTATTTGCATATTTTCTTTTGGACGATCTATGTTACCGGGTCTGTTATTATTCCTTATTTTGCCTTCGATTCTAGAAATACAATCTTTAATATAACTTTCTTTCTAACAAGCATCATTTGTTTCTATGTAAATTATTTTGTGGTTGTTCCTAAATTTTTTGACGGAAATAAAATTTATAAATCGGTGATTGTGTTTTTCCTAAGTGCAAGTTGTTTTGTCGGTGTCCGATATTTTATGGAAGAATGGTTTTTGCCAACTTTTTTCGGAATCAGAAATTATGCAGAAGGAACACAATTCATTTATTATTATTTTGATAATATCTTTTACAGCAGCACAACGATTTTTATAAGTACTACGTTTTGGTTTTTCAGATATTTTATAAAAACGGAAGTAGAAAAAACGGAATTGGTGAAGGCTAAGAAAAATGCTGAATTGCAGGCTTTGAAAACTCAAATTAATCCGCATTTTATTTTTAATACTTTAAATAATATATATTCTCTCGTTTATCAAAATTCAGAAAAAGCGTTGCCTGCAATTGAAGAATTAGGGCAATTATTAAGATACAGCACAAAAGATCTTGAGAAAGATTTTATTACTTTAGATAAAGAAATCGGCTATCTCGACAGTTTAATAGCTTTAGAAAAACTAAGAATCAAACATCCTGAATTATTGAATGTTGAAAAAAAATTAAATCATCCAATGCTGAATATTTCGCCTATGATTTTAATTCCGTTTGTTGAAAATGCTTTTAAGCACGGAGATTTTAGAAATAAAGGTTTTGAAATGAAAATTTCAGATGAAAATAAAATTCTGCATTTTTATCTTTTAAATTTCAAAAAAGAAAGAATGAAAGACACAGTTTCTGGAATCGGAATTGGAAATGTGAAAAAGCGTCTTGAAATTTTGTATCCTAAAAAATACGAATTGAATATAACTGAAACCGAAACTGATTTTAAAATAGATTTAAAGATTGATTTGAATGAAGAAAATTAA
- a CDS encoding DUF5694 domain-containing protein: MKALLYTFILCLSVLISAQKKPSEYFTNQKTKVLVVGSFHFDYPNLDAHKTEKGDQVDVLSPKTAKEVTELIDYIKKFKPTKIAIEAWPNWNANQKLREYKEGKHTNQRDERFQIAMRIAKELNLNELYSIDANSVLDDLGEKFGKKDSLYFKNLGADYDFVSDDIISKQYNNFFKNTERKNFQSILDLFKFMNSKEYHQYEYGAYLSGDFKLREHDGADMLALYWYDRNLRMFRNIQNIPHTSEDRILVVAGNGHASVLRQLFTSSPEFDYIEFDSLK, translated from the coding sequence ATGAAAGCACTATTATACACATTCATACTTTGTTTATCAGTATTAATTTCTGCACAGAAAAAACCTTCGGAATATTTTACAAATCAAAAAACTAAAGTTTTGGTTGTTGGTTCATTCCATTTTGATTATCCTAATCTTGATGCTCATAAAACCGAAAAAGGCGATCAGGTAGATGTTTTATCGCCAAAAACGGCAAAAGAAGTCACTGAACTTATTGATTATATTAAAAAATTTAAACCTACAAAAATTGCGATCGAAGCATGGCCAAACTGGAATGCCAATCAAAAATTAAGAGAATACAAAGAAGGCAAACACACCAATCAAAGAGATGAACGTTTTCAGATTGCAATGCGCATTGCAAAAGAGCTTAATTTGAATGAATTATATAGCATTGATGCCAATTCTGTTTTGGATGATCTTGGAGAAAAATTTGGCAAGAAAGACTCTCTATATTTTAAAAATTTAGGTGCGGATTATGATTTTGTAAGCGATGATATTATTTCAAAACAGTATAACAATTTTTTTAAAAATACGGAACGAAAAAACTTCCAATCAATTTTAGATCTTTTCAAATTTATGAACAGCAAAGAATATCATCAGTATGAATATGGTGCTTATCTAAGTGGAGATTTTAAACTAAGAGAACATGATGGTGCAGATATGCTGGCTTTGTATTGGTATGACAGAAATCTCAGAATGTTCAGAAATATTCAAAACATTCCACATACTTCAGAAGATAGAATATTGGTGGTTGCAGGAAATGGCCATGCTTCAGTTTTAAGACAACTATTTACCTCATCACCAGAGTTTGATTATATAGAATTTGATTCATTAAAATAA